In Janibacter alkaliphilus, the following proteins share a genomic window:
- a CDS encoding ATP-binding cassette domain-containing protein: protein MSEAVRVENLRRAFGSTVAVADASWSAAAGAITCVLGPNGAGKTTVMECLGGLQRPDDGRARVLGTDPWRAPAAHRARVGVMLQDGGLPQSATPRRLLTHLSRLVAGPTRTAELMERLDLDGRAGRPIRRLSGGEKQRVALVAALLHRPEVALLDEPSAGLDPHARREVWRLLRQVADDGAAVVVTTHSFDEAERIGDRVVILHRGRVAADAPTAELAQGTGLEARYFALTEEQA from the coding sequence GTGAGCGAGGCCGTGCGCGTCGAGAACCTCCGCCGGGCCTTCGGCTCGACGGTGGCCGTCGCCGATGCCTCCTGGAGCGCGGCCGCCGGGGCGATCACCTGCGTGCTCGGACCCAACGGCGCGGGCAAAACCACGGTCATGGAGTGCCTCGGCGGGCTGCAGCGCCCCGACGACGGGCGGGCCCGGGTGCTCGGCACCGACCCCTGGCGCGCGCCCGCCGCGCACCGCGCCCGGGTCGGGGTGATGCTGCAGGACGGCGGGCTCCCCCAGTCCGCGACCCCCCGGCGGCTGCTGACGCACCTCTCCCGGCTGGTGGCTGGCCCCACCCGGACCGCCGAGCTGATGGAGCGGCTCGACCTGGACGGTCGGGCGGGCCGCCCGATCCGCCGGCTCAGCGGCGGCGAGAAGCAGCGGGTCGCCCTGGTCGCGGCGCTGCTGCACCGCCCCGAGGTGGCCCTGCTCGACGAGCCGTCGGCCGGCCTGGACCCGCACGCCCGGCGCGAGGTCTGGCGGCTGCTGCGCCAGGTCGCCGACGACGGCGCCGCGGTCGTGGTCACCACGCACTCCTTCGACGAGGCCGAGCGCATCGGCGACCGGGTGGTCATCTTGCACCGCGGCCGGGTCGCCGCCGACGCCCCCACCGCGGAGCTCGCCCAGGGCACCGGGCTCGAGGCCCGCTACTTCGCCCTCACCGAGGAGCAGGCATGA
- the sufB gene encoding Fe-S cluster assembly protein SufB — protein sequence MSTNIEELNPGLKGIGRYEYGWSDSDSAGASAQRGLNEAVVTDIADRKSEPQWMRDLRLKALRLFGKKPMPSWGSDLTGIDFQNIKYFVKSTEQQATSWEDLPEDIKNTYDKLGIPEAEKQRLVAGVAAQYESEVVYHQIREDLEEQGVIFVDTDSGLREHEDLFREYFGTVIPAGDNKFSALNTAVWSGGSFIYVPPGVHVDIPLQAYFRINTENMGQFERTLIIADEGSYVHYVEGCTAPIYKTDSLHSAVVEIVVKKDARVRYTTIQNWSNNVYNLVTKRATCAEGATMEWVDGNIGSKVTMKYPAVFLMGEQAKGETLSIAFAGEGQHQDAGAKMVHAAPNTSSSIISKSVARGGGRTSYRGLVQVLEGAAGSKSSVVCDALLVDTISRSDTYPYVDVREDDVQMGHEATVSKVSEDQLFYLMSRGMTEEEAMAMIVRGFVEPIAKELPMEYALELNRLIELQMEGAVG from the coding sequence ATGAGCACGAACATCGAAGAGCTCAACCCCGGACTCAAGGGCATCGGCCGCTACGAGTACGGCTGGTCCGACTCCGACAGCGCCGGCGCCTCCGCGCAGCGCGGGCTGAACGAGGCGGTCGTCACCGACATCGCCGACCGCAAGTCCGAGCCGCAGTGGATGCGGGACCTCCGGCTGAAGGCGCTGCGCCTCTTCGGCAAGAAGCCGATGCCGTCCTGGGGCAGCGACCTCACCGGGATCGACTTCCAGAACATCAAGTACTTCGTGAAGTCCACCGAGCAGCAGGCCACGAGCTGGGAGGACCTGCCCGAGGACATCAAGAACACCTACGACAAGCTCGGCATCCCCGAGGCGGAGAAGCAGCGCCTCGTCGCCGGCGTCGCCGCCCAGTACGAGTCCGAGGTCGTCTACCACCAGATCCGCGAGGACCTGGAGGAGCAGGGCGTCATCTTCGTCGACACCGACAGCGGGCTGCGCGAGCACGAGGACCTCTTCCGCGAGTACTTCGGCACCGTCATCCCGGCCGGCGACAACAAGTTCTCCGCGCTGAACACCGCGGTGTGGTCCGGCGGCTCCTTCATCTACGTCCCGCCGGGCGTGCACGTCGACATCCCGCTGCAGGCCTACTTCCGGATCAACACCGAGAACATGGGCCAGTTCGAGCGGACGCTGATCATCGCCGACGAGGGCAGCTACGTGCACTACGTCGAGGGGTGCACCGCGCCGATCTACAAGACCGACAGCCTGCACAGCGCGGTCGTCGAGATCGTCGTGAAGAAGGACGCCCGGGTCCGGTACACGACCATCCAGAACTGGTCGAACAACGTCTACAACCTCGTCACCAAGCGGGCCACCTGCGCCGAGGGCGCCACCATGGAGTGGGTCGACGGCAACATCGGGTCCAAGGTGACGATGAAGTACCCGGCCGTCTTCCTCATGGGCGAGCAGGCGAAGGGGGAGACCCTCTCGATCGCCTTCGCCGGCGAGGGCCAGCACCAGGACGCCGGCGCGAAGATGGTGCACGCCGCGCCGAACACCTCGAGCTCGATCATCAGCAAGTCCGTCGCCCGTGGCGGCGGCCGGACCTCCTACCGCGGGCTGGTGCAGGTGCTCGAGGGCGCCGCCGGGTCGAAGAGCTCGGTGGTCTGCGACGCGCTGCTGGTCGACACGATCAGCCGCTCCGACACCTACCCCTACGTCGACGTCCGCGAGGACGACGTGCAGATGGGCCACGAGGCGACCGTCTCGAAGGTCTCCGAGGACCAGCTCTTCTACCTCATGTCCCGCGGGATGACCGAGGAGGAGGCGATGGCGATGATCGTGCGCGGCTTCGTCGAGCCGATCGCCAAGGAGCTGCCGATGGAGTACGCCCTCGAGCTCAACCGCCTCATCGAGCTGCAGATGGAAGGAGCCGTGGGCTGA
- the sufD gene encoding Fe-S cluster assembly protein SufD: MSLLTDTPRAGSHSDSAAAFVPDQSRAERARSYRPEDFEVPTGREEDWRFTPLDRLRGLTADATFEGGSLSVSGRGSDQVTVQTVGRDHEAVGSSGYVPGSRASALAWAAADEVRLLTVPREAELAEPFVLETTGASSEGASAGHTVVVAGRHSRATVVLAYSGSATTSENVEIVVEDGAELTLVTVGEWRDDSVQLASHHGLVGRDASLKHIVVTLGGDVVRHDTSIAYAGPGGSFDGLGVYFADAGQHLEHRLFVDHEAPHCRSNVEYKGALQGETARTVWIGDVLIQAAAEGTDTYELNRNLVLTDGARADSVPNLEIETGEIAGAGHASTTGRFDDEQLFYLQSRGIPQDEARRLVVRGFFASIVQRIGVPEVTERVMSAIEAELATAEQ; the protein is encoded by the coding sequence ATGAGCCTGCTCACCGACACCCCGCGCGCCGGGTCGCACTCCGACAGCGCCGCGGCCTTCGTCCCGGACCAGTCCCGGGCCGAGCGCGCCCGCTCCTACCGGCCGGAGGACTTCGAGGTCCCCACCGGCCGCGAGGAGGACTGGCGCTTCACCCCGCTGGACCGGCTGCGCGGGCTGACCGCCGACGCCACCTTCGAGGGCGGCTCGCTGAGCGTCTCCGGGCGCGGCAGCGACCAGGTGACCGTGCAGACCGTCGGGCGTGACCACGAGGCCGTCGGCTCCTCCGGCTACGTGCCCGGCTCGCGGGCCAGCGCGCTCGCCTGGGCGGCCGCCGACGAGGTCCGGCTGCTCACCGTCCCGCGGGAGGCCGAGCTGGCCGAGCCCTTCGTGCTAGAGACCACCGGCGCCTCCAGCGAGGGCGCCAGCGCCGGGCACACCGTCGTCGTCGCCGGGCGGCACTCGCGGGCGACCGTCGTGCTGGCCTACTCCGGCTCGGCGACCACCAGCGAGAACGTCGAGATCGTCGTCGAGGACGGCGCCGAGCTGACCCTGGTGACCGTCGGCGAGTGGCGCGACGACAGCGTCCAGCTGGCCAGCCACCACGGCCTCGTCGGCCGGGACGCCAGCCTCAAGCACATCGTCGTCACCCTCGGCGGCGACGTGGTGCGCCACGACACGAGCATCGCCTACGCCGGCCCCGGCGGGTCCTTCGACGGGCTCGGCGTGTACTTCGCCGACGCCGGGCAGCACCTCGAGCACCGGCTCTTCGTCGACCATGAGGCGCCGCACTGCCGCAGCAACGTCGAGTACAAGGGCGCCCTGCAGGGCGAGACCGCGCGCACCGTGTGGATCGGTGACGTCCTCATCCAGGCCGCCGCCGAGGGCACCGACACCTACGAGCTCAACCGCAACCTCGTGCTCACCGACGGCGCCCGCGCCGACTCGGTCCCCAACCTGGAGATCGAGACCGGCGAGATCGCCGGTGCCGGGCACGCCTCGACCACCGGCCGCTTCGACGACGAGCAGCTCTTCTACCTGCAGTCCCGCGGGATCCCGCAGGACGAGGCCCGCCGGCTGGTGGTGCGCGGCTTCTTCGCCAGCATCGTCCAGCGGATCGGCGTCCCCGAGGTCACCGAGCGCGTGATGAGCGCGATCGAGGCCGAGCTGGCGACGGCGGAGCAGTGA
- a CDS encoding aminotransferase class V-fold PLP-dependent enzyme, translating to MRDIRGRFPVLSRTVRDGRPLVYLDSGATSHKPESVLDAERDFYTRMNSAPHRGAHALSEEATEAYEGARERIARFIGAGTDEIVFTKSATESLNLVAHALSGGPHPQAPGSEDIVLRPGDEVLVTELEHHANLVPWQEACRRSGATLRWIPLGPDGRLDLSGLDELITERTKVLALAHVSNVLGTVIPLEQIVPRAKAVGALVVLDACQSVPHLPVDVRQLSELGVDLLAFSGHKMLGPMGIGVLWGRPSVLEALPPFLTGGSMIEIVRMEGSTYLPPPARFEGGVPAASLAVGLAAATDVLDELGMDAVHAHEQALGARMLEGLAARDWVRVLGPTDMAERGGTVAFDVDGVHAHDVGQVLDAAGVAVRVGHHCAWPLHRALDVRASVRASVGVYNTLEEIDVLLGALDEVPAIFGTGG from the coding sequence ATGCGCGACATCCGGGGGCGCTTCCCCGTGCTCTCCCGTACCGTGCGCGACGGTCGTCCGCTGGTCTACCTCGACAGCGGCGCGACCTCGCACAAGCCCGAGTCCGTGCTGGACGCCGAGCGGGACTTCTACACCCGGATGAACTCGGCGCCGCACCGCGGCGCGCACGCGCTCTCCGAGGAGGCCACCGAGGCCTACGAGGGGGCGCGTGAGCGGATCGCCCGGTTCATCGGTGCGGGCACCGACGAGATCGTCTTCACCAAGAGCGCCACGGAGTCGCTCAACCTCGTCGCGCACGCGCTCAGCGGCGGCCCGCACCCGCAGGCCCCCGGCAGCGAGGACATCGTGCTGCGCCCGGGCGACGAGGTGCTGGTCACCGAGCTCGAGCACCACGCCAACCTCGTGCCCTGGCAGGAGGCCTGCCGGCGCAGCGGCGCCACCCTGCGGTGGATCCCGCTCGGTCCGGACGGCCGGCTGGACCTGAGCGGCCTGGACGAGCTGATCACCGAGCGGACGAAGGTGCTCGCCCTGGCGCACGTCTCCAACGTGCTCGGCACCGTCATCCCGCTGGAGCAGATCGTGCCGCGGGCGAAGGCCGTCGGTGCCCTGGTCGTGCTCGACGCCTGCCAGTCCGTGCCGCACCTGCCGGTGGACGTGCGGCAGCTGTCCGAGCTCGGGGTGGACCTGCTGGCCTTCTCCGGGCACAAGATGCTCGGCCCGATGGGCATCGGGGTCCTCTGGGGCCGCCCGTCGGTGCTGGAGGCGCTGCCGCCCTTCCTCACCGGTGGCTCGATGATCGAGATCGTGCGGATGGAGGGCAGCACCTACCTGCCGCCGCCGGCCCGCTTCGAGGGCGGGGTGCCGGCCGCCTCGCTGGCCGTCGGGCTGGCCGCGGCCACCGACGTCCTCGACGAGCTCGGCATGGACGCGGTGCACGCCCACGAGCAGGCGCTCGGCGCCCGGATGCTCGAGGGTCTCGCGGCCCGTGACTGGGTGCGGGTGCTCGGGCCGACCGACATGGCCGAGCGCGGCGGCACCGTCGCCTTCGACGTCGACGGGGTGCACGCCCACGACGTCGGTCAGGTGCTCGACGCCGCCGGTGTCGCGGTGCGGGTCGGTCACCACTGCGCCTGGCCGCTGCACCGCGCGCTCGACGTGCGGGCCAGCGTGCGGGCCAGCGTCGGGGTCTACAACACCCTCGAGGAGATCGACGTGCTGCTCGGTGCCCTCGACGAGGTGCCGGCCATCTTCGGGACGGGAGGCTGA
- a CDS encoding ABC transporter permease has translation MTSPAPTSGTGPTRPAPPARRVLAQAAFETRTLLGNGEQLLVAVVLPALALIALHLTDVPDLGPGSRTDLATAGVLGLAVVSTAFTGQAIQTGFDRRYGVLRLLGTTPLGRDGLLLAKMLAVAVVLAVQVVLLSVLALALGWWPELAALPGAVLTLALGGAAFVALALVLAGTMRAEAVLAVANLLWVLLLGAGGLVLSADQMPDAVGGLVRWLPSAALGDALRAGLVDGVVPWREWGLLALWALGLGALAARTFRWDD, from the coding sequence ATGACGTCGCCCGCCCCCACCTCGGGCACCGGCCCCACCCGCCCGGCGCCGCCGGCCCGCCGGGTCCTCGCCCAGGCCGCCTTCGAGACCCGCACCCTGCTCGGCAACGGCGAGCAGCTGCTCGTCGCCGTGGTGCTGCCGGCGCTGGCGCTGATCGCGCTGCACCTGACCGACGTCCCCGACCTCGGCCCCGGATCCCGCACCGACCTCGCCACGGCTGGGGTGCTCGGCCTGGCCGTGGTCTCCACCGCCTTCACCGGGCAGGCAATCCAGACCGGCTTCGACCGGCGCTACGGCGTGCTCCGGCTGCTCGGGACGACACCCCTGGGCCGCGACGGGCTGCTGCTGGCGAAGATGCTCGCGGTGGCCGTGGTCCTGGCCGTCCAGGTGGTGCTGCTCTCCGTCCTCGCCCTGGCGCTGGGCTGGTGGCCCGAGCTCGCCGCCCTGCCGGGCGCGGTGCTCACCCTGGCCCTGGGCGGCGCCGCCTTCGTCGCCCTGGCGCTGGTGCTCGCCGGGACCATGCGCGCCGAGGCGGTGCTGGCCGTCGCCAACCTGCTCTGGGTGCTGCTGCTCGGTGCCGGCGGGCTGGTCCTGTCCGCCGACCAGATGCCCGACGCGGTCGGCGGCCTGGTGCGCTGGCTGCCGTCGGCGGCCCTCGGTGACGCGCTGCGGGCCGGCCTCGTCGACGGCGTGGTGCCCTGGCGCGAGTGGGGCCTGCTCGCGCTGTGGGCGCTGGGTCTGGGCGCGCTGGCCGCCCGCACCTTCCGATGGGACGACTGA
- a CDS encoding non-heme iron oxygenase ferredoxin subunit produces the protein MRVCALDELPEVGAARAEIDGRVVAIVRAEDGSVHCIDDECTHGKVSLAEGEVEGCQIECWLHGSTFDLRTGAPSGLPATVPVVVHQVEVVDGDVHVALSDQPARTA, from the coding sequence GTGAGGGTCTGCGCCCTCGACGAGCTGCCCGAGGTCGGCGCCGCGCGCGCCGAGATCGACGGTCGCGTCGTGGCCATCGTGCGCGCCGAGGACGGCTCGGTGCACTGCATCGACGACGAGTGCACCCACGGCAAGGTCTCGCTCGCCGAGGGCGAGGTCGAGGGCTGCCAGATCGAGTGCTGGCTGCACGGCTCGACCTTCGACCTGCGCACCGGGGCCCCGAGCGGCCTGCCGGCCACCGTGCCGGTGGTCGTGCACCAGGTGGAGGTCGTCGACGGCGACGTCCACGTGGCCCTGTCCGACCAGCCGGCCCGCACCGCCTGA
- the sufC gene encoding Fe-S cluster assembly ATPase SufC, translated as MATLQITDLHVGVETEEGTKEILKGVTLTIESGQTHAIMGPNGSGKSTLAYSIAGHPKYTVTSGSVTLDGEDVLAMSVDERARAGLFLAMQYPVEVPGVTVSNFLRTAKTAVSGEAPKLRTWVKDVRTSMDQLRMDSAFADRNVNEGFSGGEKKRHEILQMELLQPKIAVLDETDSGLDVDALRVVSEGVNRVRESDDTGVLLITHYTRILRYIRPDHVHVFVDGRIAEEGGPELADRLEAEGYDRYITAGA; from the coding sequence ATGGCAACCCTTCAGATCACCGACCTGCACGTCGGCGTGGAGACCGAAGAGGGCACCAAGGAGATCCTCAAGGGCGTCACGCTGACCATCGAGTCCGGGCAGACCCACGCGATCATGGGCCCCAACGGATCCGGCAAGTCCACCCTCGCCTACTCCATCGCCGGTCACCCCAAGTACACGGTGACCTCCGGCAGCGTCACCCTCGACGGTGAGGACGTGCTGGCGATGAGCGTCGACGAGCGCGCCCGGGCCGGGCTCTTCCTGGCCATGCAGTACCCCGTCGAGGTGCCCGGCGTGACCGTGAGCAACTTCTTGCGCACCGCCAAGACCGCGGTCTCCGGCGAGGCGCCGAAGCTGCGCACCTGGGTCAAGGACGTGCGCACGAGCATGGACCAGCTGCGGATGGACTCCGCCTTCGCCGACCGCAACGTCAACGAGGGCTTCTCCGGCGGGGAGAAGAAGCGCCACGAGATCCTCCAGATGGAGCTGCTGCAGCCCAAGATCGCGGTGCTCGACGAGACCGACTCCGGGCTGGACGTCGACGCCCTCCGGGTCGTCTCCGAGGGCGTCAACCGGGTCCGGGAGAGCGACGACACCGGCGTGCTGCTGATCACCCACTACACCCGGATCCTGCGCTACATCCGCCCCGACCACGTGCACGTCTTCGTCGACGGCCGGATCGCCGAGGAGGGCGGCCCCGAGCTGGCCGACCGCCTCGAGGCCGAGGGCTACGACCGCTACATCACCGCGGGGGCCTGA
- a CDS encoding helix-turn-helix domain-containing protein: MVNTDVHQSAAEPADARTRDRVLEAITEGGPITAAQVADELGLTATGVRRHLDHLAAGGLIVSRETGGKRGRGRPARSWVLSDTGHDALPADYDVLAADAVRFLREHAGDGAVRAFAEQRVREVETRYADEIAAAGDDPRARTDALVEALRGDGFAASARPLQGPDDRRGRRTVGVQLCQGHCPVQHVASEFPELCEAEADAFSRLLGVHVQRLATLAHGDHVCTTFVPTTERSKR, encoded by the coding sequence GTGGTTAATACGGATGTGCACCAGAGCGCGGCGGAACCAGCCGACGCCCGCACCCGTGACCGCGTCCTCGAGGCGATCACCGAGGGCGGGCCGATCACCGCTGCCCAGGTGGCCGACGAGCTCGGTCTGACCGCCACCGGCGTTCGCCGCCACCTCGACCACCTGGCCGCCGGCGGCCTCATCGTCAGCCGCGAGACCGGCGGCAAGCGCGGCCGCGGCCGACCCGCCCGGTCCTGGGTGCTCAGCGACACCGGCCACGACGCGCTGCCGGCCGACTACGACGTGCTGGCCGCCGACGCCGTACGCTTCCTGCGGGAGCACGCCGGCGACGGTGCCGTGCGTGCCTTCGCCGAGCAACGGGTGCGCGAGGTCGAGACCCGCTACGCCGACGAGATCGCCGCCGCCGGGGACGACCCCCGGGCCCGCACCGACGCGCTGGTCGAGGCGCTGCGCGGCGACGGCTTCGCCGCCAGCGCGCGACCGCTGCAGGGCCCCGACGACCGTCGCGGCCGCCGCACCGTGGGCGTCCAGCTGTGCCAGGGGCACTGCCCGGTGCAGCACGTCGCCAGCGAGTTCCCCGAGCTGTGCGAGGCGGAGGCGGACGCCTTCTCCCGGCTGCTCGGCGTCCATGTCCAGCGCCTGGCCACCCTGGCCCACGGCGACCACGTCTGCACCACCTTCGTCCCCACGACAGAGAGGTCCAAGCGATGA